From a single Actinomyces viscosus genomic region:
- a CDS encoding ABC transporter ATP-binding protein, translating to MTASTGSSASSPTSTAQAAPVASSSAPAVRIEDVSKRFRIYHHRNQSLKGAILQRSRGVYEDFWALKDITFDIPEGKTFGLMGHNGSGKSTLLKCIAKILAPNSGSITARGRMAAMLEVGSGFHPELSGRENIFLNGAILGMSRKEIEAKFDDIVDFSGVGEFIDQPVKNYSSGMYVRLGFSVSIHVEPEILLVDEVLAVGDMEFQERCMDKFAEFREDGRTVVVVSHGLEQMRTFCDEVAWLDHGRLKEVGPAPEVIDKYSDLTHGAKKVKDGIGTRFGSGEAQISRIELLDRTGRSVSSMRTGDEVTIRLHYRCEETIEKPVFGCSIDTREGFFAWGLHGLDDGFQPERIEPGEGTVDITIPAMMLRPGAYLISGSIQPWQLSSVIDAYQKATAFDITPGPRMESGGLVALGAHYERITPPRPMVEVVRKD from the coding sequence ATGACTGCATCAACCGGATCCTCCGCGTCATCCCCCACGTCCACGGCGCAGGCCGCCCCGGTGGCCTCCTCAAGCGCACCCGCCGTGCGCATCGAGGACGTCTCCAAGCGCTTCCGCATCTACCACCACCGAAACCAGTCCCTCAAGGGCGCCATCCTGCAGCGCAGCCGCGGCGTCTACGAGGACTTCTGGGCACTGAAGGACATCACCTTCGACATCCCCGAGGGCAAGACCTTCGGACTCATGGGGCACAACGGCTCGGGCAAGTCCACCCTGCTCAAGTGCATCGCCAAGATCCTGGCCCCCAACTCCGGCTCCATCACCGCCCGCGGGCGCATGGCCGCCATGCTGGAGGTCGGCTCCGGCTTCCACCCCGAGCTCTCCGGGAGGGAGAACATCTTCCTCAACGGCGCTATCCTGGGGATGAGCCGCAAGGAGATCGAGGCCAAGTTCGACGACATCGTTGACTTCTCCGGAGTCGGCGAGTTCATCGATCAGCCGGTGAAGAACTACTCCTCGGGCATGTACGTGCGCCTGGGCTTCTCCGTGTCCATCCACGTCGAGCCGGAGATCCTCCTCGTCGACGAGGTCCTGGCCGTCGGCGACATGGAGTTCCAGGAGCGGTGCATGGACAAGTTCGCCGAGTTCCGCGAGGACGGCCGCACCGTCGTCGTCGTCTCCCACGGGCTGGAGCAGATGCGCACCTTCTGTGACGAGGTCGCCTGGCTCGACCACGGCCGCCTCAAGGAGGTCGGACCGGCCCCCGAGGTCATCGACAAGTACTCCGACCTCACCCACGGGGCCAAGAAGGTCAAAGACGGCATCGGCACCCGCTTCGGCAGCGGCGAGGCCCAGATCAGCCGCATTGAGCTGCTCGACCGTACGGGCAGGTCGGTCAGCTCCATGCGCACCGGGGACGAGGTTACCATCCGCCTGCACTACCGCTGCGAGGAGACGATCGAGAAGCCCGTCTTCGGCTGCTCCATCGACACCCGTGAGGGCTTCTTCGCCTGGGGCCTGCACGGCCTCGACGACGGTTTCCAGCCCGAGAGGATCGAGCCGGGCGAAGGCACCGTGGACATCACCATCCCCGCGATGATGCTGCGTCCCGGCGCCTACCTCATCTCCGGGTCCATCCAGCCCTGGCAGCTCTCCAGCGTCATCGACGCCTACCAGAAGGCCACCGCCTTTGACATCACCCCGGGACCGCGTATGGAGTCAGGGGGCCTGGTGGCCCTGGGGGCTCACTACGAGCGGATCACCCCGCCGCGTCCCATGGTCGAGGTCGTTCGGAAGGATTAA
- a CDS encoding ABC transporter permease: MKLSQLLRSEDARQTLDLTLRLTQRSVSSEFKGTTLGRLWSFINPLATIAIFALIFGVVFRNGVPPGRNSGIDSFALWIGIGVLSWTFFSSGIMSSMNALVANSGLLTKVYFPRQVLIYSAVLSLAVDFGFELLVLIIIAMIMGGPGVLLMIPALLVVTLLAGMFAVGLGLILSIATVYFRDLGHLWQIFNQIWMYASGVVFPLTMLDGVQNRLFDAGWQINGAPIPITTIARLNPAETYLEAFRSCLYDFALPSLPVSLACIGWAVVMLTLGLAFFRRHSASIVEEL; encoded by the coding sequence ATGAAACTCTCTCAGCTGCTCCGCTCAGAGGATGCGCGACAGACACTGGACCTCACTCTGCGCCTGACCCAGCGCTCGGTCTCCTCCGAGTTCAAGGGCACGACGCTGGGACGTCTGTGGTCCTTCATCAACCCTCTGGCCACGATCGCCATCTTCGCCCTCATCTTCGGCGTCGTCTTCCGCAACGGCGTGCCACCGGGGCGTAACTCCGGGATTGACTCCTTCGCGCTGTGGATCGGTATCGGGGTGCTCAGCTGGACCTTCTTCTCCAGCGGCATCATGTCCTCCATGAACGCCCTCGTGGCCAACTCAGGCCTGCTCACGAAGGTCTACTTCCCCCGGCAGGTCCTCATCTACTCGGCGGTCCTGTCCCTGGCCGTGGACTTCGGCTTTGAGCTGCTCGTGCTCATCATCATCGCCATGATCATGGGAGGCCCGGGGGTCCTTCTCATGATCCCGGCGCTGCTCGTCGTCACTCTGCTGGCCGGCATGTTCGCCGTCGGACTGGGGCTCATCCTGTCCATCGCCACCGTCTACTTCCGGGACCTGGGCCACCTGTGGCAGATCTTCAACCAGATCTGGATGTACGCCTCCGGCGTCGTCTTCCCGCTGACCATGCTTGACGGCGTCCAGAACCGCCTCTTCGACGCCGGCTGGCAGATCAACGGGGCGCCCATCCCCATCACGACGATCGCCCGTCTCAACCCCGCCGAGACCTACCTCGAGGCGTTCCGGTCCTGTCTGTACGACTTCGCCCTGCCCTCCCTGCCCGTCTCGCTGGCCTGCATCGGGTGGGCGGTCGTCATGCTCACGCTGGGCCTGGCCTTCTTCCGCCGGCACTCGGCGAGCATCGTAGAGGAGCTCTGA
- a CDS encoding NAD-dependent epimerase/dehydratase family protein, whose product MTRTCLVTGGAGFIGCAISRDLADAFDRVVALDNMHPQIHPSQERPAELDERVELRRLDVAVAKDWDALLTDIVPDVIVHLAAETGTGQSLTEASRHASVNVVGTTQMLDALVRHEMRPEKIVLASSRAVYGEGQWTDAEGRPSYPGQRTHAMLESGQWDFSGLTPSVQSSTAVKASPANVYAATKFCQENLVTSWCGSFGVTPVLYRLQNVYGPGQSLINPYTGIVSLFARLARAGQSIPVYEDGGIVRDFVYIDDVASAIVAGVLHSPAAVEPYDIGLGERTTIMQVAQAIADHYGAPAPHVTGQFRDGDVRAAWADTARARQALGWEPRVGVTEGINRLCDWIDAQAEASTDMPVDTSPAASSGAETEV is encoded by the coding sequence GTGACCCGTACCTGCCTCGTGACAGGTGGTGCCGGATTCATCGGCTGCGCGATCTCGCGTGACCTGGCTGACGCCTTCGACCGCGTCGTGGCCCTGGACAACATGCACCCGCAGATCCACCCGTCCCAGGAGCGCCCCGCTGAGCTCGACGAGCGTGTGGAGCTCCGCCGCCTGGACGTCGCCGTCGCCAAGGACTGGGATGCGCTCCTGACCGACATCGTCCCTGACGTCATCGTCCACCTGGCAGCGGAGACCGGGACCGGCCAGTCCCTCACCGAGGCCTCCCGCCACGCGAGCGTCAATGTCGTCGGCACCACCCAGATGCTCGACGCACTCGTGCGCCACGAGATGCGCCCGGAGAAGATCGTCCTGGCCTCCTCCCGAGCCGTCTACGGCGAGGGGCAGTGGACCGACGCCGAGGGACGTCCCTCCTACCCCGGTCAGCGCACCCACGCGATGCTTGAGTCCGGGCAGTGGGACTTCTCGGGACTGACCCCCTCAGTCCAGTCCTCCACCGCCGTCAAGGCCTCCCCGGCCAACGTCTACGCCGCCACCAAGTTCTGCCAGGAGAACCTTGTGACCTCCTGGTGCGGCTCCTTCGGCGTCACCCCGGTGCTCTACCGGCTCCAGAACGTCTACGGTCCCGGCCAGTCCCTGATCAACCCCTACACCGGTATCGTCTCCCTCTTCGCCCGCCTGGCCAGGGCCGGCCAGTCCATCCCGGTCTACGAGGACGGCGGGATCGTCCGGGACTTCGTCTACATCGACGACGTCGCCTCCGCCATCGTGGCCGGCGTCCTGCACTCGCCGGCCGCTGTGGAGCCCTACGACATCGGTCTGGGGGAGCGCACCACCATCATGCAGGTCGCTCAGGCCATCGCCGATCACTACGGGGCGCCCGCCCCGCACGTGACCGGCCAGTTCCGCGACGGCGACGTGCGCGCCGCCTGGGCGGACACCGCCCGTGCCCGCCAGGCGCTGGGCTGGGAGCCCCGGGTCGGCGTCACCGAGGGCATCAACCGGCTGTGCGACTGGATCGACGCCCAGGCGGAGGCCTCCACTGACATGCCAGTCGATACGTCCCCTGCCGCGTCCTCCGGCGCCGAGACGGAGGTGTGA